Below is a window of Candidatus Omnitrophota bacterium DNA.
CCAAGACCGTCCACCTTAATAACATGGATATCCAGGTGGCGACCAACCTCGATGAGGCAGGCGACAGCATAGTCCTCGACTCGGCCTGCGAGTTCGACGATATGACGGTCACTGTCGGCACGCTTAATAACTCGGGAGGCTACGATTTAACGGTCAGCGGCAGCTGGGAGATCTCCGGCACAGGGACTTTCACGCCGGGTACCGGCGCAGCCTCGGTGATCTTAACCGGCGCAGCCAAGAACATAACCACCACCTCCAGTAATTCCTGTGTCTTTTATAACCTGACCGTCTCGGGCAGTTATACCCTGCAATCGTCTATAGGAATGGCCCATAATATGACGATCGGCAGCACGGGCACCCTGGATGCCTCTAATAAGACTATCACCATGACGGGCAGCACGGGCAATTTTGATGTAGAGGGCACCTTCACTTACGGCACCTCTACGGTTGTCATGCAGGCGACAGCCGAGATCCTGGGCCCAGCCAGCGGCACCGGGATCTTTAAAGCCGGATTTTATAATTTGACTATCGGTAAAGTGTCCGCGACCCCGACCGTAACAGTTATCGCCGGAGGCACGTGGGAAGGCATACAGGTTTCTCATACCCTGACCATACTATCCGGAGCCACTCTTACTACCGGCCTCGCCGACAGGAAAATCCAGATGCTAAACGGCTCGACGATAGTCAACAGCGGCACGTGCGACCCGTCAGAGCTCGAGTTTAACCTTGGCAGCAGCGCGGGCACCGCCACCATGGGCGGCGGCAGTTACACAGGCGACCACATCCAGATCGTCCAGGGCACAGTGACCCTGGCCGGGGCCGTGACCGCCTCTTATGAGTGGAGAATAGGTTATTGGCTATCTAACTCGCCCGGCGTCCTTAACCTCAATGGTTATAATCTTACGTCCTCAGGCAGTATTATCCTCGGCAACCATGGATACACGGACCATGTAGGCCAGCTGATCACCGGTTCGGGAAGCATAACCGCGCTCAACCTTTATGTAAATGAGACGGTAACCAGCGGCGGCGACCACTGCTCTATTACCGTGGGAAGCGGCAGTGTTTGCACTTTTTCAGGAGAAGTTTTGACCCATGGGAACGGCATCATCACAAATAACGGTTCGATCGTTTGCGGTAATTTCACTAACGAGAGCGGCGGCACCTATACCGCCAATACCGCAGGATGTTCCATATCCTGCGCAAATTTCACTAACGCCGGGACATTCACCAACAGCCAGACCAACACCGTCTCCGCCTCGGGAAATGTGGTAATAACCGCTTTCGGCGCCACAACCACCAAGAACACCCTTACCATGACAGGCGACGGCAAATACATAAATTCCAGCGCGCATTTGGGCAATCTTGTCAATAACGGCGGTACCAGCCTCAGCAGGAATTATATCGACGGCAATAACCTCACCCTTGACGGGACATTTACGAATAATTCGGGGAAATACTTTACCACCCTTGACGACGACACTACGACCAGCCGAAACCTCACTACCGGAGACGGCGGCGTGAACGGCACGATAGCTATAAGCGGCCCTTTCTACGCGAACGCCTCGACAATAACTATTCAAGACGCCACGACCGGCAACTTCGATGTGAACGTACAGGCTAATTTTCAATGGGGCACTTCTCTCGTCGACCTTAAGGGCACGGGCTCGATAATCGGCCATAGCCACTACATAACTTTCAATAGTTTGACCTGCGGCTATGCCGGCAAGACTACTTCGATCAACATGGGCGCCGACTGGATGGGCTTCGATATCCATGGGACGTTGACCGTCGGGACAGGCGTTCTCCAGCAAAGCGTCGCTAATCAAAAGATTTTTGTATACGGCGCTACGATCGTAAACAGCGGCACAATTTACGTGACGGAGCTTTGGTTCGACTTAGCCGCCCCCACCACCATGAATGGCGGGGATCTATCGACCACCCAGATATTTATTGCCAACGGCGCCACATTGACCCTTACGGGGAACGTGACCCATTCCGGAAATTGGCAGACAGGCCATCAGGGCCAGAATACGACTAACGTCCTTAACGTCAACCAGTACAATATTGTAAGTTCGGGATGGTTCGACGCGGGGGAGTGGAACCTGACCGATTTTGCATGCGTAGGCCAGGTGAACGTTACGACAGGCAACATCACGGTAGCGTTAGATATGCATGTATATCCCAGAATAAACGGCTCGGATGTCTCTTCCATTGATTTAGGAAGCGGCACTCACAGCATCGGGCTTGAGCTTGGTATTGTAACAAGCGGCACCGTCCCTGAATCCACCGCAAATGCCACGCTTACTCTTTCAAGCGCCACAACCACCGTAGGGGGGAATTTTAAGAACTTGGGGACTTCCGCCCAGGTCATCGCCAACGGCGGCACAGTTGTATTTAACGACAATACCAGGACCTCGACCATATACGGAAGCACCTCATTCTATAACTTGACCTGCACGACCGCAGGCAAGACATTGCTTTTTAACGTGGAAACGCCCACCAATAATTATTGCACGACCGTCACCCATAACCTGAATTTCTCCGGCAGTTCGGGCGCGGGTAACCTGGTAACGCTGGGCCGTTCGGACGGAAGCGGCTCAAACCAATGGGCCGTATATCCGGCCGGTTCCAAAGGCGCATCACCCGGCTGGACAGCCGCGTATGTGGATGTATCGAATTCCGTCAACCTCAATGCTAATTATATCAATCCCGATAATTCCAACGACGGCGGGAATAACACCAACTGGTTTAGTCCCACCCTGGTCAAATTGACGTCTTTTTACGCCATAGGTTATTTTGACAAAGTAGATATCCGTTGGAATACGGCCTCGGAATACAATAATGCGGGTTTTAACCTTTACGTGAGCACGAACAAGAACGGGCCTTATGCAAAATTAAATCCTTCGCTGATCCCGGGCCTGGGCACCTCCACCATAGGAGGGGAGTATTCCTATCCCGACGGCAACGTAACCGGCGGCAATACCTATTATTATAAGTTGGAAGACGTGGAATTCAGCGGGCGCACCAGGATGCACGGACCCGTAACGGCCCATCCGGGGCTGGATTCGGATGGCGACGGGATGACCGATGATTGGGAGATCTATCACGGGCTTGATCCCCGCGATCCTGGCGATGCCTCGCTTGACCCGGATGGCGACGGGTTCACTAATTTAGAGGAATTCTTACACGGCACGGACCCGAAGCAAAAAGAGGAAGAGGCGCAAGAAGGGATACGCGTAATCAGTTCGGATGAATCAGGTATTACCCTGGAGCTCATAACCTCGGAATTTAAGGCGACCCCTAAAAAGATAGGCGGGGTCGCGTATCAGGTCCTTGGGATCCCCGGATACGAGCACGGATATACCGATGAACAGGGAAAACCCCGGATGCCGCTCAAGTCGGTCCTGTTAAGCATTCCGCAGGGCGTATCTTGCGCCGTCGCGGACCTGGATTTTGATGTGGTCGAACTATCCGGCTACAATATCTATCCTGTCAGAAGTTCCCGCGTTATCGGGGACTTAAAGAAAACAATGACTGCCGATGAAAATTTGAAAGCGGGAAAACCCCGGTTCAAGAAGATAGAATCGCAGCTTATAGTAGACAAGAAATTTTATTCTGCGGATGAATATTATCCCGTTGATATAGTCAGCCTAGGGTTCGTGGGAGAAATGAGGGGCCAAAGAACGGCTTGCGTGAACATCGCTCCCCTGGCTTTTAATCCGGCCCGTCATGACTTGAAATTTTATAAGAGGATAAAGGTCAAACTGCAATTCAGCGCCAACGAAGTCAACCCGCCGGTAGAGCCGCCCCTGCCTTTGCCCG
It encodes the following:
- a CDS encoding C25 family cysteine peptidase, coding for MATNLDEAGDSIVLDSACEFDDMTVTVGTLNNSGGYDLTVSGSWEISGTGTFTPGTGAASVILTGAAKNITTTSSNSCVFYNLTVSGSYTLQSSIGMAHNMTIGSTGTLDASNKTITMTGSTGNFDVEGTFTYGTSTVVMQATAEILGPASGTGIFKAGFYNLTIGKVSATPTVTVIAGGTWEGIQVSHTLTILSGATLTTGLADRKIQMLNGSTIVNSGTCDPSELEFNLGSSAGTATMGGGSYTGDHIQIVQGTVTLAGAVTASYEWRIGYWLSNSPGVLNLNGYNLTSSGSIILGNHGYTDHVGQLITGSGSITALNLYVNETVTSGGDHCSITVGSGSVCTFSGEVLTHGNGIITNNGSIVCGNFTNESGGTYTANTAGCSISCANFTNAGTFTNSQTNTVSASGNVVITAFGATTTKNTLTMTGDGKYINSSAHLGNLVNNGGTSLSRNYIDGNNLTLDGTFTNNSGKYFTTLDDDTTTSRNLTTGDGGVNGTIAISGPFYANASTITIQDATTGNFDVNVQANFQWGTSLVDLKGTGSIIGHSHYITFNSLTCGYAGKTTSINMGADWMGFDIHGTLTVGTGVLQQSVANQKIFVYGATIVNSGTIYVTELWFDLAAPTTMNGGDLSTTQIFIANGATLTLTGNVTHSGNWQTGHQGQNTTNVLNVNQYNIVSSGWFDAGEWNLTDFACVGQVNVTTGNITVALDMHVYPRINGSDVSSIDLGSGTHSIGLELGIVTSGTVPESTANATLTLSSATTTVGGNFKNLGTSAQVIANGGTVVFNDNTRTSTIYGSTSFYNLTCTTAGKTLLFNVETPTNNYCTTVTHNLNFSGSSGAGNLVTLGRSDGSGSNQWAVYPAGSKGASPGWTAAYVDVSNSVNLNANYINPDNSNDGGNNTNWFSPTLVKLTSFYAIGYFDKVDIRWNTASEYNNAGFNLYVSTNKNGPYAKLNPSLIPGLGTSTIGGEYSYPDGNVTGGNTYYYKLEDVEFSGRTRMHGPVTAHPGLDSDGDGMTDDWEIYHGLDPRDPGDASLDPDGDGFTNLEEFLHGTDPKQKEEEAQEGIRVISSDESGITLELITSEFKATPKKIGGVAYQVLGIPGYEHGYTDEQGKPRMPLKSVLLSIPQGVSCAVADLDFDVVELSGYNIYPVRSSRVIGDLKKTMTADENLKAGKPRFKKIESQLIVDKKFYSADEYYPVDIVSLGFVGEMRGQRTACVNIAPLAFNPARHDLKFYKRIKVKLQFSANEVNPPVEPPLPLPGKYSKVKAYTTKEGLHRIGWDDLWNAGLYDIARLDPRKIRCYNKGKEIALRISGEEDGIFGRYDYIEFYAQANNSKYSKENVYWLTYDQGAGLRMENAPADTHDPAEAPDRFRAATRLEKNDYYWGERKGPEDVDRWFWDSYIWGGAQVDYQIDLKDINLLHPGDEARVRVAYYALFDVSHQTSTYLNNGLIDDVSWEGQDEHVVEINVPQDALVEGGNTITIAAQLPQGAEYDLLVPNYFEVEYWRNFVADDNLLDFSYKSVIGGVAEFNISGFTRDDAELFDITEPATAKYVTGFGVVFQSNGSYSLIFRYDFKPGEEKRFLALTPDKANLAERLKINAPSKLSSPENKADYIIISYGDFKNSLSPLERLYRNKRLNVSVVDVEDVYDEFNYGLVSPYAIKDFLRFAYNRWRHPVPTYVLLVGDANYDYRDCLGSGKINYVPAYLLPDVPYMGETASDNWFVCLDPPQLVGGQVQDDILPDMFIGRIPARNKDEVDNVVRKTVVYANLRSREYGRKVVLAADDEALFEQISDNLLQYLPKKAIPVKLYLSGYTDYSQFTQDMINNINSGTVLLNYVGHGSTDLWTQEGLFNTGTVGLLNNYRKYPFVISFDCLDGYFLHPEEGNESLAEVFIKRRDAGAIACFSPTGMGVPEGHQALSEELYKSIFVDGNYRLGPATTKAKINFFSNTGGQHKDLIQTQTLFGDPALSLNIEKNIKVKKIEIQSGSNQPSLSMPADSFANILREVLTNVKDSERWKDGSKESKEPED